A window of Paenibacillus sp. 19GGS1-52 contains these coding sequences:
- the lysA gene encoding diaminopimelate decarboxylase: MFLHGTSRINDAGHLEIGGCDVTELKAEYGTPLYILDEQLVRRRCSEYMDAFKTSGLGFQVAYASKAFSVMAMCRLADEEGLSLDVVSDGELYTALKAGFPAERIHFHGNNKTPDEIEMAIDARIGCFVVDNLIELSLLQAIAARKEVTVNILLRVTPGVEAHTHEYTATGQTDSKFGFDIGNGSAYEAIQAAASKSNLNLLGVHSHIGSQIFETEGFQLAVERVAGFARSVKEGLDVNFRVVNLGGGFGIRYVAGDTPLQVSEYVLAITDAVKTHFAGIYSVLPEIWVEPGRSIVGDAGTTLYTVGTNKDIPGVRKYVAVDGGMTDNPRPALYQSKYEALLANRANDAATEKVSIAGKCCESGDMLIWDVELPEAVSGDLLAVSCTGAYNYSMASNYNRIRRPAVVFVQNGLSDLVVRRETHNDLIANDIVPARIAKQAVAK; the protein is encoded by the coding sequence ATGTTTTTACACGGGACGAGCCGAATTAACGATGCTGGACATCTGGAAATCGGCGGATGTGATGTAACTGAATTGAAGGCGGAATATGGAACCCCACTGTATATATTGGACGAGCAACTAGTCCGGCGCCGCTGCAGCGAATATATGGACGCTTTTAAAACTTCTGGACTTGGTTTTCAGGTCGCTTATGCCAGCAAGGCCTTTTCAGTAATGGCGATGTGTCGTTTGGCTGATGAAGAAGGTTTGTCGCTTGACGTGGTTTCAGATGGTGAGCTCTACACAGCACTGAAGGCTGGCTTTCCGGCGGAGCGTATTCATTTTCATGGCAACAACAAGACCCCAGACGAGATTGAAATGGCGATTGATGCCCGTATTGGCTGCTTTGTAGTAGATAATCTGATTGAACTCAGCCTTTTGCAAGCCATTGCGGCTCGCAAGGAAGTAACGGTAAATATCTTGCTGCGTGTTACTCCAGGCGTTGAAGCACATACCCATGAATATACAGCAACTGGCCAGACGGATTCCAAATTCGGCTTTGATATCGGAAATGGTTCTGCATATGAAGCTATTCAAGCGGCAGCAAGCAAAAGTAATTTGAACCTGCTGGGTGTGCATTCCCACATCGGTTCGCAAATTTTTGAAACCGAAGGCTTCCAACTTGCCGTTGAGCGTGTGGCTGGCTTTGCACGCAGTGTCAAGGAAGGTTTGGATGTGAATTTCCGGGTTGTCAATCTGGGTGGGGGCTTTGGCATTCGTTATGTTGCCGGTGATACACCACTGCAGGTATCGGAATACGTGCTTGCCATCACGGACGCAGTGAAGACCCATTTTGCCGGAATTTATAGTGTATTGCCGGAGATTTGGGTAGAACCCGGCCGCAGTATCGTTGGCGATGCTGGAACCACGTTGTATACCGTAGGTACCAACAAGGATATTCCCGGCGTACGCAAGTATGTTGCGGTAGACGGAGGAATGACCGATAATCCTCGTCCTGCTCTGTATCAGTCCAAGTACGAGGCGTTGCTGGCTAACCGTGCCAATGATGCAGCAACGGAGAAGGTCTCCATCGCAGGTAAATGCTGTGAGAGCGGGGATATGCTGATTTGGGATGTAGAACTGCCGGAGGCTGTAAGTGGCGATTTGCTGGCTGTGTCCTGCACGGGTGCTTACAACTACTCCATGGCGAGTAATTACAACCGGATTAGACGTCCTGCTGTAGTCTTCGTACAGAATGGACTGAGTGATCTTGTGGTGCGTCGTGAAACCCATAACGATCTTATCGCTAATGATATTGTACCGGCGCGTATTGCCAAGCAGGCGGTTGCGAAGTAA
- a CDS encoding histidine kinase, which produces MYNKSYDNTLGCEEKVYKFNLFTKIVSVMVILLIPITLLYIYSNKTTTDVLRSELNTSNSDQLRFFQNQVESNMELLASWPILLIHDPDILSLKDEQLELGQLNLHTMNLIKRIQTKISIQESSSNWKSKLYLFSPSLQRLVVENDVTTYKDADLLQEVKAGWQVNKLQDQSGDRFLFSWFSFTPFMSEFSPKKVNSIMKVEFDSRIIEDMLDKFKSDGRRDPFYYKQGTGLIYNHSANLLFVNKLVRRLEQKQIMGSENQTLDIEGESYSVNIVYSDKMGWYLIDYIPLSEILQPIHTSNRLFYISVSALLLMGSLIAYLLYVQVQVPVRHLIGGFQRLKQGDYSARVELKGKNEFSFLSGRFNSMVEQTQELIENVLMEKIHVREARLKQLQSQINPHFFYNCLSFITSMAKLENMGAVVAMSHNLSRYYRYTTRQERDLVALSEETEFVTHYLEIQGMRMSRLQYTVNIPPQMLKLELPPLVLQPLVENAILHGIQPLAEAGRVRITGYCSGKVMMLTVEDDGQGMNAEDRAELESRLGQPMTEEMSCGLWNVYQRMRLRFGDQASLTFTASPLGGLQATLQWLLPSNQGG; this is translated from the coding sequence TTGTACAATAAGAGCTACGACAATACGCTGGGGTGTGAAGAGAAAGTGTATAAATTCAATTTATTTACCAAAATCGTCAGTGTGATGGTCATCTTACTGATTCCAATTACACTTCTTTATATTTATTCCAATAAGACGACTACTGATGTACTGCGGAGTGAGCTGAATACATCGAATAGTGATCAATTGCGCTTTTTTCAGAACCAGGTGGAGTCTAATATGGAATTGCTGGCCTCATGGCCTATTCTGTTGATCCATGATCCGGATATTCTCAGTCTCAAGGATGAGCAGTTGGAGCTTGGGCAGCTGAATCTTCATACTATGAATCTGATCAAACGGATTCAGACCAAAATCAGCATTCAAGAAAGCTCCTCCAATTGGAAGAGCAAATTATATCTCTTTTCCCCGTCTTTACAACGGCTCGTTGTTGAGAATGATGTCACAACCTATAAAGATGCAGATTTATTGCAGGAAGTGAAAGCAGGCTGGCAGGTGAATAAGCTGCAGGATCAGAGTGGGGATCGATTTCTGTTCTCCTGGTTCTCTTTCACGCCGTTTATGTCCGAATTCTCTCCCAAGAAGGTCAACTCTATCATGAAGGTAGAATTCGACAGCCGGATTATAGAGGATATGCTGGATAAATTCAAAAGTGATGGTCGTAGAGATCCCTTCTACTACAAACAAGGGACCGGGCTGATTTATAACCACAGCGCTAACCTGTTATTTGTCAATAAACTGGTCAGACGGCTGGAGCAGAAGCAGATAATGGGAAGTGAGAACCAGACGCTGGATATTGAGGGTGAATCCTACAGTGTTAATATTGTATATTCTGATAAAATGGGCTGGTATTTGATCGATTATATTCCCTTGTCAGAAATATTACAGCCCATTCATACCTCGAATCGCTTATTTTACATATCCGTCAGTGCTTTGCTGTTAATGGGCAGTTTGATAGCCTATTTATTATATGTCCAGGTGCAGGTGCCTGTAAGACATTTGATAGGGGGCTTTCAAAGGCTGAAACAGGGTGACTATTCGGCCCGGGTCGAACTCAAGGGGAAGAATGAATTCAGCTTTCTATCCGGTCGGTTTAACAGTATGGTTGAACAAACTCAAGAGCTGATCGAGAACGTCTTGATGGAGAAAATTCACGTGCGGGAAGCACGGCTGAAGCAGCTGCAATCACAGATCAATCCGCATTTTTTCTATAATTGCTTGTCCTTTATTACAAGTATGGCGAAGCTCGAGAATATGGGGGCTGTTGTTGCCATGTCGCATAATCTATCCCGCTACTATAGATACACGACAAGACAGGAACGTGATTTGGTAGCTTTATCGGAAGAGACGGAATTTGTGACTCACTACCTGGAAATTCAGGGGATGAGAATGAGCAGACTTCAATATACGGTAAATATACCGCCCCAAATGCTGAAACTGGAGCTTCCTCCATTAGTGCTGCAGCCGCTGGTTGAGAATGCAATTTTGCATGGAATCCAACCGTTGGCTGAAGCAGGAAGGGTACGGATCACTGGCTATTGCAGCGGGAAAGTGATGATGTTAACAGTTGAAGATGATGGCCAAGGCATGAATGCGGAGGACAGAGCTGAACTGGAGAGCCGGCTGGGTCAGCCGATGACGGAAGAGATGAGTTGCGGACTTTGGAATGTATACCAGAGAATGAGGCTGCGATTCGGGGATCAGGCGAGTTTGACCTTTACGGCTTCACCACTCGGGGGATTACAAGCTACACTGCAATGGCTGCTGCCATCAAATCAGGGAGGATAA
- a CDS encoding glycosyl hydrolase 53 family protein yields MRKSPKNIFKLFICMSLLLSISFNWGQHKPAEAAATFAKGADVGWLSEMESYNWAFYNDSGVKQDVLQTLKDHGMNSIRLRVWVNPSINFSNKADVVKQAVRAQKLGFRIMIDFHYSDTWADPANQTKPAAWTSKSFTALKTAVYDHTYDVLNTLKSNGVTPEWVQVGNETNNGMLWADGKASVSMSNFAALINSGYNAVKAVSSTSKVIVHLSNGYDNALFRWMFDGLKTNGAKYDVIGMSLYPTTSNWSTLNAQTLTNMNDMVTRYGKEVMISEVGMDVSAPATAKAFLTDIISKTKSVTGGKGLGVFYWEPECYGTWYSYTKGAFDSTGKPTVALDAFLN; encoded by the coding sequence ATGAGAAAGAGTCCCAAAAATATTTTCAAATTGTTCATTTGTATGTCTCTCTTGCTCAGTATTAGTTTCAATTGGGGTCAGCACAAGCCGGCGGAGGCTGCTGCAACTTTTGCGAAGGGGGCTGATGTAGGCTGGTTATCGGAGATGGAATCCTATAATTGGGCTTTTTACAATGACAGTGGGGTTAAACAGGATGTGCTGCAAACGCTGAAGGATCATGGAATGAACTCGATCCGGCTGCGGGTCTGGGTGAATCCTTCCATTAACTTTTCCAATAAAGCCGATGTTGTTAAGCAGGCTGTTCGTGCGCAGAAGCTGGGTTTTAGAATTATGATTGATTTCCATTACAGCGACACTTGGGCAGATCCGGCTAATCAAACCAAACCGGCCGCATGGACCAGCAAAAGCTTTACCGCTCTAAAGACAGCCGTATATGACCATACTTACGATGTGCTTAACACACTGAAGAGTAATGGCGTTACCCCTGAATGGGTGCAGGTTGGCAATGAGACTAATAACGGGATGCTCTGGGCAGACGGAAAAGCGTCTGTAAGTATGAGTAATTTCGCTGCATTGATCAACTCCGGCTATAACGCTGTAAAAGCGGTCAGCAGCACCTCCAAGGTAATCGTCCACCTCTCTAATGGGTATGACAACGCCTTGTTCCGCTGGATGTTCGACGGGCTGAAGACTAACGGCGCCAAATACGATGTCATCGGCATGTCACTTTATCCCACTACCAGCAACTGGTCTACGCTGAATGCTCAAACCTTAACCAATATGAATGATATGGTGACCAGATACGGGAAAGAGGTCATGATCTCTGAGGTTGGCATGGATGTAAGCGCACCTGCAACTGCCAAAGCATTCCTGACCGATATTATCAGCAAGACTAAATCTGTCACCGGCGGCAAAGGGTTGGGTGTATTTTATTGGGAGCCAGAGTGCTACGGCACTTGGTACTCTTATACTAAAGGCGCTTTTGATTCAACAGGTAAACCTACAGTTGCGCTGGATGCCTTTTTGAACTAA
- a CDS encoding stage V sporulation protein AB, translating into MTAPISLGLNLLLGIAGGIAVGGGVIALIIVLDMVPRLAQLTSSYDKVHWYEGALVGGSLLGTVSDFWNWRLSAGPIVELGVGLFDGIFVGMLAAALTEVLNVLPILAKRLNMTHHLFGLLMAMVAGKVAGSLFDWFVYRQ; encoded by the coding sequence ATGACTGCACCGATCTCATTAGGACTGAATCTGTTGCTGGGTATTGCGGGAGGGATCGCTGTGGGCGGCGGGGTTATCGCGCTTATTATTGTGCTGGATATGGTGCCCCGGCTGGCCCAGTTGACTTCTTCCTACGATAAAGTGCACTGGTATGAAGGTGCTTTGGTGGGTGGGTCACTGCTTGGTACTGTAAGTGATTTTTGGAATTGGAGGTTATCAGCAGGCCCTATAGTGGAGTTAGGGGTTGGGCTGTTTGATGGAATTTTTGTGGGAATGTTGGCAGCGGCTTTAACGGAGGTGTTAAATGTGCTGCCTATATTAGCCAAACGTCTGAATATGACTCACCATTTATTCGGATTACTAATGGCGATGGTTGCAGGCAAGGTCGCAGGTTCTTTATTCGATTGGTTTGTATATCGACAATAA
- a CDS encoding peptidylprolyl isomerase, with protein sequence MAKQAKVTLENGGEVLIDLFDQDAPNTVANFEKLASSGFYNGLVFHRVIPGFVAQGGCPNGTGSGGPGYTINCEINPNKHERGSLAMAHAGKNTGGSQFYIAYGPQPHLDGVHTVFGKVVKGMEFVDSFKGRDKMTSVEVIEA encoded by the coding sequence ATGGCAAAGCAAGCGAAAGTTACACTCGAGAACGGCGGAGAAGTACTAATTGACTTATTCGATCAAGACGCTCCCAACACGGTAGCCAACTTTGAGAAGCTGGCATCTTCTGGTTTCTATAACGGTTTGGTCTTCCACCGTGTTATCCCTGGTTTTGTAGCGCAAGGCGGATGTCCTAACGGAACAGGTTCCGGCGGACCTGGTTACACCATCAACTGCGAGATCAACCCTAACAAACATGAACGTGGAAGCCTTGCTATGGCACATGCTGGCAAGAACACTGGCGGAAGCCAGTTCTACATTGCTTATGGTCCACAGCCGCATCTGGACGGAGTACACACTGTATTCGGTAAAGTTGTTAAAGGCATGGAATTTGTAGATTCTTTCAAAGGACGCGACAAAATGACTTCCGTGGAAGTTATCGAAGCGTAA
- a CDS encoding spore germination protein, with amino-acid sequence MPDPKAQAAGEAESAQPPKELKQAKEPAQDSSQENNKVDPLQKKRDSERSDSIEESITYWQGHDNIPPSLEDAKNTLTEVMGLGSSFDVVFREMSFGGHKAALLCISGFAKDTIMDEILKRLTYLTPENLSTDVFASFMNEYIPHIQVEKGQLLSECINKVMSGMSAIFIEGETQVIVMDTRTYPSRNPDEPSIERVVRGSRDGFTETLLSNVALVRRRIRDPGLKYEMHQVGRRTRTDVCVAYIDDIVDKTQVKAVTDKIKSVNVDGIPLADKQLEEAIVGGGWNPYPLVRYSERPDTVASHLLEGRVVVFVDTSPSVMVLPTTFFDLCQHAEENRQTPFMGTYLRWVRFIGIFASMFLLPLWMLLVIHPELKPAMLEFIGPQKTAKIPLLAQFLIVELGVDLLRMAAVHTPTPLGSAMGLIAAILVGDIAVQTGLFVNEVVLYMAVASIGMFATPSYELGLANRIVRLALLIAVAAFQVPGFMIGSTLLIVLLTTHRSYNSSYLWPFIPFNAKAMGEIILRQPVLYSKTRPSFNKTRDNTRMPPIQENEKQS; translated from the coding sequence ATGCCGGACCCCAAAGCACAGGCAGCAGGAGAGGCTGAATCGGCGCAGCCGCCCAAGGAGCTTAAGCAGGCTAAAGAGCCAGCGCAGGATTCCAGCCAGGAAAATAACAAAGTTGATCCGCTGCAAAAAAAAAGAGACTCAGAACGATCAGATTCGATAGAGGAGTCGATTACTTACTGGCAAGGCCATGATAATATCCCACCCTCTTTAGAGGATGCCAAAAATACGCTGACTGAGGTAATGGGGCTTGGCTCATCCTTCGACGTGGTGTTCAGGGAAATGTCCTTTGGTGGGCACAAGGCGGCATTGCTCTGTATTAGCGGATTTGCCAAGGATACAATAATGGATGAGATCTTAAAGCGGTTGACCTATCTCACACCGGAGAATTTATCTACGGATGTGTTTGCCAGCTTTATGAACGAATATATTCCGCATATTCAGGTGGAGAAAGGTCAGCTGTTAAGTGAGTGCATTAATAAGGTGATGTCCGGAATGAGTGCTATCTTCATTGAAGGCGAGACGCAGGTGATTGTGATGGATACCCGCACATACCCTTCGCGCAATCCGGATGAACCTTCGATTGAACGAGTCGTACGGGGCTCACGAGACGGGTTTACAGAAACCCTGCTAAGCAATGTTGCGCTTGTAAGAAGACGGATACGTGATCCGGGACTGAAGTACGAAATGCATCAGGTCGGGCGTCGGACAAGAACGGATGTCTGCGTAGCCTACATTGACGACATTGTGGATAAGACGCAGGTGAAGGCCGTTACAGACAAAATAAAAAGTGTTAATGTCGACGGGATTCCTCTTGCGGATAAACAATTAGAGGAGGCGATCGTTGGCGGCGGCTGGAATCCGTATCCGTTGGTCCGCTATTCTGAACGTCCCGATACAGTGGCTTCTCATTTGTTAGAAGGGCGTGTTGTTGTTTTTGTGGATACTTCACCTAGTGTTATGGTTCTTCCAACAACGTTTTTTGACCTCTGCCAACATGCGGAAGAGAACCGTCAAACTCCTTTTATGGGCACGTACTTGCGCTGGGTCCGCTTCATTGGTATTTTTGCATCCATGTTCCTACTGCCGCTCTGGATGCTGTTGGTTATACATCCTGAACTAAAGCCAGCGATGCTTGAATTTATCGGGCCGCAGAAGACAGCCAAAATCCCCTTGCTTGCCCAGTTTCTCATCGTTGAGCTTGGGGTCGATCTATTGCGGATGGCTGCGGTGCATACACCTACTCCGTTAGGGTCAGCGATGGGCCTGATTGCCGCGATATTAGTTGGAGACATTGCGGTGCAGACCGGTTTATTTGTTAATGAGGTAGTTCTGTATATGGCGGTAGCCTCGATAGGGATGTTCGCGACACCAAGCTATGAGCTGGGGCTGGCGAACCGCATTGTCAGGCTGGCACTGCTGATTGCTGTTGCCGCCTTCCAAGTTCCAGGTTTTATGATCGGCTCTACATTACTCATTGTGCTGCTGACTACACACCGCTCGTACAATTCCTCCTATTTGTGGCCGTTTATACCTTTTAATGCAAAGGCGATGGGTGAGATTATTCTGCGCCAGCCTGTTTTATATTCAAAAACAAGGCCGTCATTCAACAAAACCAGAGATAACACGAGAATGCCGCCTATCCAAGAGAATGAGAAACAATCGTAG
- a CDS encoding response regulator: protein MIEVLLVDDESYVTESLQRTIPWAELGVWKVHQAVSGAQALQIIEEQQIDIVVTDISMPGMTGLELMETVGARWPNIRSILLTGYSDFEYAKKAIRLQAFDYILKPVNDEEFIKSVTDAIESLKNEWEAHDKYHQLLYKRKGDFSVLRANLMHDLLLGKVLSERTLKDKLKEYEVAFEMPAPSVILLIQLGKHYTAMDQHSFSLMEYAIGNIAEELFKEQFHVWFCKAPHDCLLLLVELKADVVKETELLDNYEPVRMGLLKAAIADFRIHVSNYLKGDISLIISKWFTFPEGLTSVYRSGLGAMYLTAPNESSSVLFLEEHDVQEKVAVKSLESLYRPPTLIHLLESKQWEAARLKIAEVFRDMETAPREHLYEVFLSITNAFMYIAHKGGQFISQIDQYAFDPLLTQSIIVSLEKLQNWAYEMLSKLQKELSESEQSTKSFIIRQVHELIGGDGGYELSVKSIAEQVYLHPVYLSKIYKAETGEGLGEYIIRMRMEHALYLLKNTNKKIYEITTALGYQNPQYFSILFKKHYGMTPNEFREG from the coding sequence ATGATAGAGGTATTATTGGTTGATGATGAATCCTATGTGACGGAGAGCCTGCAACGGACGATTCCATGGGCGGAATTGGGGGTTTGGAAAGTACATCAGGCAGTGTCAGGTGCACAGGCGCTCCAAATTATAGAGGAGCAGCAGATAGACATTGTGGTCACGGATATTTCCATGCCCGGCATGACCGGGCTGGAATTAATGGAGACAGTAGGTGCAAGATGGCCCAATATCCGCTCGATTCTGCTGACTGGTTATTCCGACTTTGAATATGCGAAGAAGGCGATCAGACTGCAAGCGTTTGATTATATTCTGAAACCGGTAAATGATGAGGAGTTTATCAAAAGTGTAACCGATGCCATTGAATCGTTGAAGAATGAATGGGAGGCACACGATAAATATCATCAGCTGCTATATAAGCGAAAAGGTGATTTCAGTGTGCTTCGCGCCAATCTGATGCATGATCTGCTGCTGGGTAAAGTGCTGTCGGAACGGACGCTTAAAGATAAGCTCAAAGAATATGAGGTCGCTTTTGAAATGCCTGCACCATCGGTAATTCTGCTGATTCAGCTGGGCAAGCATTATACGGCTATGGATCAGCATTCGTTCTCTCTAATGGAATATGCCATAGGCAATATTGCCGAGGAGTTATTCAAGGAGCAGTTTCATGTCTGGTTCTGCAAAGCGCCGCATGATTGCCTGCTTTTGTTGGTTGAGCTAAAAGCCGATGTTGTAAAAGAAACAGAGCTGCTGGACAACTATGAGCCTGTAAGGATGGGTTTGCTAAAGGCAGCTATAGCCGATTTTCGTATTCATGTGAGCAACTACCTAAAGGGGGATATTTCCCTTATCATTTCTAAGTGGTTTACTTTTCCCGAAGGGTTGACCTCTGTTTACAGAAGCGGGCTCGGTGCCATGTATTTGACAGCGCCTAACGAATCTAGCTCGGTGTTGTTTCTGGAAGAGCACGATGTGCAGGAGAAGGTTGCGGTCAAGTCGCTGGAAAGCCTATATCGTCCACCCACACTGATTCATCTGCTGGAATCCAAGCAATGGGAGGCCGCGCGGTTGAAGATTGCTGAGGTGTTTCGTGATATGGAGACCGCTCCTAGAGAGCATTTGTATGAAGTGTTTCTGTCCATCACCAATGCTTTTATGTATATCGCTCATAAAGGTGGACAATTCATCTCGCAAATTGACCAGTACGCCTTTGATCCCCTGCTGACCCAGAGCATTATTGTTTCACTAGAGAAGCTGCAGAACTGGGCGTATGAAATGCTGAGCAAGCTGCAGAAAGAACTGTCTGAAAGTGAGCAATCCACAAAAAGCTTTATTATTAGGCAGGTGCATGAGCTGATAGGAGGAGACGGCGGCTACGAGTTGTCGGTGAAGAGCATTGCTGAACAGGTGTATCTGCATCCAGTGTATCTCTCCAAGATCTATAAGGCCGAAACAGGAGAAGGACTTGGAGAATATATCATCCGAATGCGGATGGAACATGCACTCTATCTGCTTAAGAATACGAACAAAAAAATATACGAAATCACTACAGCGCTGGGATACCAGAACCCGCAGTACTTCAGTATTCTTTTTAAAAAGCACTACGGTATGACACCAAATGAATTTCGTGAAGGATAA
- a CDS encoding extracellular solute-binding protein, whose product MILCIGLLLACGITGCFGKRDAETKNIAANTAGHTAGAVENLYKDKYDPEVTITTVWGVDPELKFKRGETIENNIATRWAREQFGIHIQTLWSITDTNGAYETKLRLSMSSGQEMPEVVTVGASDITIAQDLIDSGLYAEVGAMFDKYASSTWKKAMAQDPNVWNQYSRGDKRMGIPVLDYAYNHDYVLWIRQDWLDKLGLKAPETIAELEQVMEDFKYHNPDGLAPEQVTPLSIGFKSTMNTWMGDPSWIFGAYGTLPQQWNLGANGKLEYGSINDGIKLGLGKLKEWLAKGYIPQEAALWDENKTAEPAVAGTAGMIPGPYWMSGWPLRDTLIHAPDAVWAPIKLPAGPGGTVMRHGTSYNNGVTLISRTMKHPEAFFTYQNYLFDHYADPLPGSKLDNGLFAGYDYQLDSTGNRIANDKISGGYVNSIRYLLVRDGARIPESQLQSLLHLASGAEPQTRLEKEAVVSYGPDTPAAAKVLLAQKDKSFKDMFTGPATETMKSRLDYLNKLESQTFNDIIYGIQPLSAFNTFAAAWKSGGGEQITQEVNEWYATVK is encoded by the coding sequence TTGATATTATGTATAGGACTGCTTCTGGCCTGCGGAATTACGGGCTGTTTCGGAAAAAGGGACGCAGAGACAAAAAATATAGCAGCAAATACAGCTGGTCACACAGCTGGAGCTGTAGAAAACCTCTACAAGGATAAATATGATCCCGAAGTGACGATTACAACAGTATGGGGCGTTGATCCGGAACTGAAATTCAAGCGTGGGGAAACGATTGAGAACAATATAGCTACCCGGTGGGCCAGAGAACAATTTGGCATCCATATTCAAACACTGTGGTCGATTACGGATACGAATGGTGCTTATGAAACAAAGCTGCGGCTGTCGATGTCCTCAGGTCAGGAAATGCCGGAGGTAGTGACTGTTGGAGCCTCAGATATAACCATTGCGCAGGATTTAATCGATTCGGGACTATATGCTGAGGTGGGTGCTATGTTTGATAAATATGCTTCTAGTACTTGGAAAAAGGCGATGGCACAAGACCCTAATGTCTGGAACCAGTACAGTCGCGGCGACAAAAGAATGGGTATTCCGGTGCTCGATTATGCCTATAACCATGATTATGTTCTGTGGATTCGCCAGGACTGGCTAGATAAGCTGGGACTTAAGGCTCCCGAGACCATCGCTGAGCTGGAACAAGTCATGGAGGACTTCAAATACCATAATCCCGACGGGTTGGCGCCGGAACAGGTGACCCCGCTTAGTATTGGCTTTAAGTCTACGATGAACACCTGGATGGGCGACCCTTCCTGGATCTTCGGTGCTTATGGAACGCTCCCGCAGCAATGGAATCTGGGAGCTAACGGCAAACTAGAGTATGGCTCAATTAATGATGGCATCAAGTTGGGATTGGGGAAGCTGAAGGAATGGCTAGCCAAAGGATACATTCCGCAGGAAGCGGCACTTTGGGATGAGAATAAGACGGCTGAACCGGCAGTTGCCGGCACCGCTGGTATGATTCCCGGACCTTACTGGATGAGTGGCTGGCCGCTGCGGGATACGCTGATCCATGCTCCAGATGCTGTATGGGCACCCATTAAGCTGCCCGCTGGGCCGGGAGGCACTGTAATGCGGCATGGCACCTCTTACAATAATGGTGTAACTCTGATCAGTAGGACAATGAAGCATCCGGAAGCTTTCTTCACCTATCAGAACTATCTCTTTGATCATTATGCTGATCCTTTGCCTGGCAGCAAACTTGATAACGGACTTTTTGCTGGCTACGATTATCAACTGGATTCCACAGGAAACCGGATTGCCAATGACAAAATATCCGGTGGTTATGTCAACAGCATTCGTTATTTGCTGGTGCGGGACGGCGCACGTATTCCTGAATCTCAGCTGCAGTCGCTGCTTCATCTGGCGAGCGGCGCCGAACCCCAGACGAGACTAGAGAAGGAGGCAGTCGTTAGTTATGGTCCTGATACTCCGGCAGCAGCCAAGGTTCTACTGGCGCAAAAGGATAAATCCTTCAAGGATATGTTCACCGGACCGGCAACGGAAACCATGAAATCCAGGCTGGATTATCTGAACAAGCTGGAGAGTCAGACGTTTAACGATATTATATATGGCATTCAGCCGTTAAGCGCCTTTAATACCTTTGCAGCTGCCTGGAAATCAGGCGGAGGCGAACAAATTACGCAGGAGGTTAATGAATGGTATGCGACCGTGAAATAA
- a CDS encoding stage V sporulation protein AA: protein MKGHSALAIYIQLKNRVTVPQGKGVTLRDVAFLITDPEWEESLYSILLLQPEQSDGNLILIDLLMVIPRIQELLPTADIEPIGEGKTIVQIEGPVEARKPSMALFVLVWLLLFFGSALTIMNFHADVSMQEVQIRIVEMLTGHRDEHPYAFQVAYSLGIGFGMVIFFNHLFKKKWNEEPTPLEVEMYLYQKNIDHYVVNEEYSKMKNRQEVSQADNPEG, encoded by the coding sequence ATGAAAGGCCATTCTGCTCTCGCCATCTATATACAGCTGAAAAATCGGGTAACGGTCCCTCAAGGTAAGGGAGTTACGCTGCGTGATGTGGCCTTTCTGATTACGGACCCGGAGTGGGAGGAGTCATTGTATTCTATTCTGCTGCTGCAGCCTGAACAAAGTGACGGCAACCTTATTCTCATTGATCTGCTGATGGTTATCCCCCGCATTCAGGAGCTATTGCCAACAGCTGATATTGAGCCGATTGGTGAAGGCAAAACGATCGTGCAGATTGAAGGTCCGGTTGAGGCGCGGAAACCCTCCATGGCATTGTTTGTGTTGGTCTGGCTGCTACTCTTCTTCGGTTCTGCACTGACAATCATGAATTTTCATGCGGACGTAAGCATGCAGGAGGTCCAAATTCGCATTGTAGAGATGTTAACGGGTCATCGGGATGAGCATCCGTATGCCTTTCAGGTTGCCTATTCACTGGGCATTGGTTTTGGGATGGTTATATTTTTCAACCATTTGTTCAAGAAGAAGTGGAATGAAGAGCCAACTCCACTCGAAGTAGAGATGTATCTGTACCAGAAAAATATCGACCATTATGTGGTTAATGAGGAATACAGCAAAATGAAGAATCGTCAAGAAGTGAGTCAAGCTGATAATCCGGAGGGCTGA